Proteins found in one Plasmodium chabaudi chabaudi strain AS genome assembly, chromosome: 5 genomic segment:
- a CDS encoding biotin--protein ligase 1, putative codes for MEKENAMQYERFYEKFNARHVHFDELDSTQLYCKRNMKLFIQNGELKNEENMIIVSCNSQTNGIGTRDTKNKVDRVWISENGNVFISIINLWKIEDIQKINCLAQTCTVAISKTLEEFHLLTQIKWINDVLVDYKKISGCLVNLFYLDEFPDLEKKYVCVIVGIGINVNLTDNNILSNNYTSIKKQLEQDYNVSSLIPSVEQVIQKLINHFFISINKLRDENFSYFLEYITVRLLYKGEKVIIDQDNHQIVGYLKGILHDGSIILLNDHNELIYANTGHLRLYRGS; via the coding sequence ATGGAGAAAGAAAATGCAATGCAGTATGAACGATTTTATGAAAAGTTTAATGCACGCCACGTGCATTTCGATGAATTGGATTCTACACAGTTATACTGCAAAAGAAATATGAAGTTGTTTATACAAAATGGTGAGTTAAagaatgaagaaaatatgataatagtTAGTTGTAACTCTCAAACAAATGGTATCGGAACAAGagatacaaaaaataaggtCGATAGAGTTTGGATATCTGAAAATGgaaatgtatttatttcaattataaatttatggaaaattgaggatatacaaaaaataaattgccTAGCTCAAACATGTACTGTTGCTATAAGTAAGACATTAGAAgaatttcatttattaacaCAAATTAAATGGATAAATGATGTTTTAGttgattataaaaaaatatcaggATGTCttgtaaatttattttatttagatGAATTTCCtgatttagaaaaaaagtatGTTTGTGTAATTGTTGGAATAGGTATTAATGTAAACTTAacagataataatattttatcaaataattatacatcaataaaaaaacaattagaACAAGATTATAATGTCTCTAGTTTAATACCATCAGTAGAACAAGttattcaaaaattaattaaccatttttttatatctataaataaattaagaGATGAAAATTTCTCATATTTCTTAGAATATATAACTGTTAGACTTTTATATAAGGGAGAAAAAGTTATAATAGATCAAGACAATCATCAAATTGTTGGATACTTAAAAGGGATATTACATGATGGTTCAATCATATTACTAAATGATCACAATGAACTAATTTATGCAAACACTGGTCATTTACGTTTGTATAGAGGATCCTAA
- a CDS encoding U3 small nucleolar ribonucleoprotein MPP10, putative: MDEVRIKKYTDLISSFEKKSELELNSKKCNTEDKTNLLEMIEYFSNTLVKYFYNEKEMDDILISNSDLDYEQLWYFIECLIKEKKLENLSTFFNNFEKKIDKEIEETREKNGKKKIKKKKKKVKFLDQQMDQGKNTKRRKITKSESPGESETEEDDDDETKDEDKFFNYEEMQKFANIEDNKFVDNSDEGESDNLSDDLDLNQFELEPNQGGDIRYSDFYKGEDEEDDEEEDDEEEEEDEEDEEEEDDEEYDEEEDDEEEDDEEEDEAGSADMDMEMHAMAQNKSAKSKKMREEADKRLERDLEEMNEYTSKYFDEETSEFEKEKMEKEEIEKELVAKKHWSLIGEVTAQDRPKNSILSLNVDIPKVNTHKNDTFLNKTVGKDFESDEDNGELNNTDRNFIDKKNMLNEEIELVVKQRIKNFLFDDVEKKKIEDLEIFDNENNNNNEVNFNNLDFTKSKLSLVDEYTKKYENEINNNMNGSSKNKEINLQKIELMNLFKKIMHSLDSLSNSYFIPKPVLLNGPNEKIATLHIEENTPIILSEKNKKAPEENYAPGHVKTSNEMSKQERKSLRKLKKMKRKKKILSQFKQAQGGSTGGIAELQKRNNYLMDKNKKSKEEKTNIAKYGVSSKDQLLQKKIKNKYDYNQGINNAMAYDAEKRK, translated from the coding sequence ATGGATGAAGtacgaattaaaaaatatacggACTTAATTAGTTCGTTTGAAAAGAAAAGTGAACTTGAattaaattcaaaaaaatgtaatacagaagataaaacaaatttattagaaatgattgaatatttttcaaatactttagttaaatatttttacaatgaaaaagaaatggatgatattttaatttccaACTCGGATTTAGATTATGAACAATTATGGTATTTTATTGAATgtttaataaaagaaaaaaagctAGAAAATTTGtcaactttttttaataattttgaaaaaaaaatcgataAAGAAATTGAAGAGACAAGGGAAAAAAatgggaaaaaaaaaattaaaaaaaaaaaaaaaaaagttaaattTTTAGATCAACAAATGGACCAAGGCAAAAATACAAAACGACGAAAAATTACCAAATCTGAATCACCAGGAGAAAGTGAAACGGAAGAggatgatgatgatgaaaCAAAAGACGAagacaaattttttaactatGAAGAAATGCAAAAATTTGCTAATATAgaagataataaatttgtagATAATTCAGATGAAGGAGAAAGTGATAACTTATCTGATGATCTGGATTTAAACCAGTTCGAATTGGAGCCCAATCAGGGTGGGGATATCAGGTACTCCGATTTTTACAAGGGGGAAGATGAGGAGgatgatgaagaagaagatGACGAAGAGGAAGAAGAGGATGAAGAggatgaagaagaagagGATGACGAGGAATATGATGAGGAAGAAGATGACGAAGAAGAAGATGACGAAGAGGAGGACGAGGCGGGGAGCGCCGACATGGACATGGAGATGCATGCGATGGCACAGAATAAAAGTGCGAAGTCAAAGAAAATGAGAGAAGAGGCAGATAAGCGATTGGAAAGAGACCTCGAAGAAATGAACGAATACACtagtaaatattttgatgaaGAGACAAGTgaatttgaaaaagaaaaaatggaaaaagaagaaatcGAAAAAGAGTTAGTTGCGAAAAAACATTGGTCATTGATAGGAGAAGTAACTGCACAAGATCGtccaaaaaatagtatactATCATTAAATGTAGATATTCCTAAAGTAAATACACATAAGAAtgatacatttttaaataaaacggTGGGTAAAGATTTTGAAAGTGATGAAGATAATGGTGAGTTAAATAATACAGATCGAAATTttatagataaaaaaaatatgttaaatgAAGAAATTGAGCTAGTTGTAAAACaacgaattaaaaattttctttttgatgatgtcgaaaaaaaaaaaatagaagatttagaaatatttgataatgaaaataataataataatgaagtaaattttaataatttagatTTTACGAAAAGTAAATTAAGTTTAGTTGatgaatatacaaaaaaatatgaaaatgaaatcaataataatatgaacggttcatcaaaaaataaagaaattaatttacaaaaaatagaattaatgaatttatttaaaaaaattatgcattCATTAGATTCTTTATctaattcatattttataccaAAACctgttttattaaatgggcctaatgaaaaaatagctaCTTTACatattgaagaaaatactccaattattttatcagaaaaaaataaaaaagcacCAGAAGAAAATTATGCACCAGGTCATGTAAAAACATCTAATGAGATGTCCAAGCAAGAAAGAAAATCTTtaagaaaattaaaaaaaatgaaaagaaagaaaaaaatattaagtcAATTCAAACAAGCCCAAGGTGGTAGTACTGGTGGAATTGCTGAACtccaaaaaagaaataattatctcatggataaaaataaaaaaagtaaagaagaaaaaacaaatatagcTAAATATGGTGTATCATCAAAAGATCagttattacaaaaaaaaatcaaaaataaatatgattataACCAGGGTATAAATAATGCCATGGCTTATGACGctgaaaaaagaaagtga